The following are encoded in a window of Castanea sativa cultivar Marrone di Chiusa Pesio chromosome 5, ASM4071231v1 genomic DNA:
- the LOC142634181 gene encoding uncharacterized protein LOC142634181, with protein MTEEKKTTYMRIKVDLQCPRCRKKIKKVLCKFPQIRDQVYNEKENYVVIKVVCCCPEKVKQKIIRKGGDTIQCIEIIKEPEKKPEPQKKPEKKPEPEKKKPPPASAENPPPVEPPVAVEPVPKPPVPKPPVRRRTCCTECSEGRVGGPCLYDYCTRPWPHVPLPVPVPVPAYPGVFRTCCTECSEGRDGGPCHYGPGRPTPCYGRPIYDSYGGGYGSCYTYVGRCEETSSGCTIM; from the exons ATGACGGAGGAAAAG AAAACAACATATATGCGGATCAAGGTCGACCTTCAATGCCCTCGCTGCCGCAAGAAGATCAAGAAAGTGCTCTGTAAATTCCCTC AAATACGAGACCAGGTATACAACGAGAAGGAAAACTATGTGGTAATAAAAGTGGTATGTTGCTGTCCTGAAAAGGTAAAGCAAAAGATAATTCGCAAGGGTGGTGATACCATTCAGTGCATTGAGATCATCAAAGAGCCTGAGAAGAAGCCAGAGCCTCAGAAGAAGCCTGAGAAGAAGCCAGAGCCTGAGAAGAAGAAACCGCCACCAGCATCTGCTGAGAACCCACCACCGGTTGAACCTCCTGTTGCTGTTGAACCCGTTCCAAAGCCTCCTGTTCCAAAGCCTCCTGTACGGCGGAGGACTTGTTGTACGGAATGCAGTGAGGGTCGTGTTGGGGGGCCATGCCTTTATGATTATTGTACTAGGCCATGGCCTCATGTTCCACTGCCTGTTCCTGTACCTGTGCCGGCTTATCCGGGTGTGTTTAGGACGTGTTGTACGGAATGCTCTGAGGGTCGTGATGGGGGACCATGCCATTATGGCCCTGGTAGGCCAACCCCATGTTATGGAAGGCCCATTTATGATAGTTATGGTGGCGGGTATGGGAGTTGTTATACTTATGTTGGGCGATGTGAAGAAACTTCCTCTGGATGCACCATTATGTAG